The following proteins come from a genomic window of Sebastes fasciatus isolate fSebFas1 chromosome 6, fSebFas1.pri, whole genome shotgun sequence:
- the LOC141769910 gene encoding C-C motif chemokine 19-like, giving the protein MAPWGNTKLFFCILFITCCCYCTVTFAQIPMDCCLSVRNRTIDKQVVAGYRRQYSGQGCSIDAMIFVARRGKKLCVPHDEPWVQDLVKHVIFLEKYCKKHNYKGNRCVGVPHQ; this is encoded by the exons ATGGCTCCGTGGGGCAACACCAAACTCTTCTTCTGCATCCTCTTCatcacctgctgctgctactgcacaG tGACATTTGCGCAGATACCCATGGACTGCTGCTTGAGCGTCAGAAACAGAACAATTGATAAACAAGTTGTTGCAGGCTACCGTCGACAGTACAGCGGACAGGGCTGCTCTATTGACGCCATGAT TTTTGTGGCCAGACGTGGCAAGAAACTCTGTGTGCCTCATGACGAGCCATGGGTCCAAGACTTGGTGAAGCATGTGATTTTCTTGGAGAAATACTGCAAGAAGCACAACTACAAG GGCAATCGCTGCGTTGGCGTGCCGCATCAGTAA
- the LOC141770224 gene encoding C-C motif chemokine 19-like, translating to MASRIALLLLLGAVCVGFTAAQTVEDCCLVVSTKPVPLKLVANYIILEAGNGCDISATVFITKAGRKLCVSHPDDRPWVKSHINYLKAKKTQV from the exons ATGGCCTCTCGAATTGCACTTCTCCTCTTGCTGGGTGCCGTCTGCGTTGGGTTTACAGCAG CTCAGACTGTTGAGGACTGCTGTCTGGTGGTCAGCACGAAGCCCGTGCCGCTCAAACTCGTTGCAAACTACATCATTCTGGAAGCTGGGAATGGCTGCGATATCAGCGCTACTGt GTTCATTACAAAGGCTGGACGGAAACTGTGCGTCTCCCACCCCGACGATAGACCATGGGTGAAAAGTCACATCAATTATCTGAAGGCGAAAAAAACtcag gtgtag
- the LOC141770225 gene encoding C-C motif chemokine 19-like, with amino-acid sequence MASRIALLLLLGAVCVGFTAAQTVEDCCLVVSTKPVPLKLIANYIILEAGNGCDISATVFITKAGRKLCVSHPDDRPWVKSHINYLKAKKTQV; translated from the exons ATGGCCTCTCGAATTGCACTTCTCCTCTTGCTGGGTGCCGTCTGCGTTGGGTTTACAGCAG CTCAAACGGTGGAGGACTGCTGTCTGGTGGTCAGCACGAAGCCCGTGCCGCTCAAACTCATTGCAAACTACATCATTCTGGAAGCTGGGAATGGCTGCGATATCAGCGCTACTGt GTTCATTACAAAGGCTGGACGGAAACTGTGCGTCTCCCACCCCGACGATAGACCATGGGTGAAAAGTCACATCAATTATCTGAAGGCGAAAAAAACtcag gtgtag
- the LOC141769912 gene encoding C-C motif chemokine 19-like: protein MASRIALLLLLGAVCVGFTAAQTVEDCCLVVSTKPVPLKLIANYIILEAGNGCDISATVFITKAGRKLCVSHPDDRPWVKSHINYLKAKKTQV from the exons ATGGCCTCTCGAATTGCACTTCTCCTCTTGCTGGGTGCCGTCTGCGTTGGGTTTACAGCAG CTCAGACTGTTGAGGACTGCTGTCTGGTGGTCAGCACGAAGCCCGTGCCGCTCAAACTCATTGCAAACTACATCATTCTGGAAGCTGGGAATGGCTGCGATATCAGCGCTACTGt GTTCATTACAAAGGCTGGACGGAAACTGTGCGTCTCCCACCCCGACGATAGACCATGGGTGAAAAGTCACATCAATTATCTGAAGGCGAAAAAAACtcag gtgtag